Proteins encoded in a region of the Prunus persica cultivar Lovell chromosome G4, Prunus_persica_NCBIv2, whole genome shotgun sequence genome:
- the LOC18779829 gene encoding protein DETOXIFICATION 18 has product MAMLANTDLDRINAKGHGDEEGANKPRWWKKVLDVEEAKKQVLFSLPMIFTNLFYYLITLVSVMFAGHLGKLELAGATLANSWAIVTGFAFMVGLSGALETLCGQRFGAKLYKMLGIYLQASCIISFLFCFIISIIWFYTEPILILLHQDPQISKSAAVFMKFLIPGLFAYGFLQNVLRFLQAQFVVLPLVFSFVPLVIHFGIAYGLVHWTALGYKGAPLAASISLWLSALLLAMYIICSKKFEHTWEGFSLESFHYVLTDLKLALPSALMVCLEEWAFEILVLMGGLMPNSEETTSLMAMCMNTEAIAYMIIYGLSAAASTRVSNELGAGNPDKAKKAMAVTLKLSMLLALVLVLALAVGHNIWAGFFSDSHIIAEQFASMVPLLVISIIVDSVQGVLSGVARGCGWQHLTVYVNIVTFYLIGMTISSLLGFKFKLHAKGLWIGLTCGLSCQAATVLYITQSTKWTVLDLSDIAEREKPVFV; this is encoded by the exons atggcaaTGTTAGCAAACACAGATTTAGACAGGATAAATGCAAAGGGTCATGGAGATGAAGAAGGAGCAAACAAACCAAGGTGGTGGAAGAAAGTGTTGGATGTGGAGGAGGCCAAGAAACAGGTCTTGTTTTCATTGCCAATGATTTTTACCAATCTTTTCTACTATTTGATCACTTTGGTGTCAGTCATGTTTGCTGGCCATCTTGGGAAGCTTGAGCTTGCTGGTGCAACCCTTGCCAATTCATGGGCCATTGTCACTGGCTTTGCTTTCAtg GTTGGGTTAAGTGGAGCTCTTGAGACGCTTTGTGGACAAAGGTTTGGTGCAAAGTTGTATAAAATGTTGGGGATCTATCTACAAGCCTCTTGCATCATATCTTTCCTATTCTGTTTCATCATATCTATAATCTGGTTCTACACAGAACCTATACTTATTTTACTCCATCAAGATCCTCAAATTTCCAAGTCTGCTGctgtttttatgaaatttctgATTCCAGGGTTATTTGCATATGGATTCCTGCAAAACGTCTTGAGATTTCTTCAGGCACAATTCGTTGTCCTGCCATTGGTCTTCTCGTTCGTCCCCCTTGTTATTCATTTCGGCATTGCTTATGGTTTGGTACATTGGACAGCTCTTGGTTACAAGGGAGCTCCACTTGCGGCTTCAATTTCGTTATGGTTATCTGCCCTTTTGTTGGCCATGTATATCATCTGCTCAAAGAAGTTTGAGCATACATGGGAAGGCTTTTCGTTAGAATCGTTCCATTATGTCCTTACTGATTTGAAACTTGCCCTCCCCTCAGCACTAATGGTATG TTTGGAGGAATGGGCTTTTGAGATTCTGGTGTTGATGGGAGGATTGATGCCAAACTCGGAAGAAACGACTTCACTAATGGCGATGTG TATGAATACGGAAGCAATTGCATACATGATTATATATGGCCTCAGTGCTGCTGCAAG CACAAGGGTGTCAAATGAATTGGGAGCTGGCAATCCTGACAAAGCTAAGAAGGCAATGGCTGTGACTCTTAAGCTCTCTATGCTTCTTGCTTTAGTTCTTGTTCTCGCTCTAGCGGTCGGTCACAATATCTGGGCCGGCTTCTTCAGTGACAGCCACATAATAGCAGAGCAATTTGCTTCCATGGTGCCTTTGCTTGTAATTTCAATAATTGTAGATTCGGTGCAAGGTGTTTTATCAG GTGTGGCCAGAGGATGTGGATGGCAACACTTGACTGTGTATGTAAACATTGTCACATTCTATTTGATTGGCATGACAATTTCCAGTCTTCTTGGGTTTAAATTCAAACTACATGCCAAG GGCTTGTGGATTGGTTTAACCTGTGGTCTCTCCTGTCAAGCTGCCACAGTGTTGTATATTACACAGAGCACAAAGTGGACTGTGTTGGATTTATCTGATattgcagagagagaaaagccAGTGTTTGTGTAA
- the LOC18779867 gene encoding putative B3 domain-containing protein At5g66980 — translation MIRIPPKFVKNFNVRPLHKCALSGPTGIRWAVELEERENGLFFQDGWQGFVKDHHLEDGDFLVFKYDGESKFKVTIYDRTACEKNVKVAERSGCPVSLANKGKAQVKEEIVDRETRNYNKNCQNKAIVSGRRSGNYVIPGKRPANDHVGATSTEPVLFKPKYSCFIITFTRKLRYGVSIPKEVAVTEDLLSKKSMMIQDPTGRSWPVKLRVRGKVSSCRVNMSTGLVDCCNGNQIIPRDTRHF, via the exons ATGATA CGTATACCGCCTAAGTTTGTCAAGAACTTCAATGTACGGCCACTTCACAAATGTGCTCTTAGTGGCCCTACTGGAATTCGGTGGGCTGTGgaattggaagagagagagaatggctTGTTCTTCCAAGATGGTTGGCAGGGGTTTGTGAAGGATCATCATTTAGAAGATGgggattttttggttttcaaatATGATGGTGAATCAAAGTTTAAAGTCACAATCTATGATAGAACTGCTTGTGAGAAGAATGTAAAGGTAGCTGAGAGGAGTGGCTGTCCTGTTTCCTTGGCTAACAAAGGGAAAGCTCAAGTTAAAGAAGAAATTGTTGACCGTGAAACTAGAAACTACAACAAAAACTGTCAAAACAAAGCAAttgtttctggcagaagaaGTG GCAATTATGTTATACCTGGGAAGAGACCTGCAAATGATCATGTAGGAGCAACATCAACTGAACCCGTCTTGTTTAAACCGAAGTATTCATGTTTCATAATAACTTTCACGAGGAAACTTCGATATGGCGTT TCAATTCCCAAGGAAGTAGCCGTAACTGAAGATCTTCTTAGCAAGAAGAGTATGATGATTCAGGATCCAACTGGGAGATCATGGCCTGTTAAACTTAGAGTCCGGGGAAAAGTATCTTCTTGTCGTGTGAACATGTCTACAGGTTTGGTAGACTGTTGTAACGGGAACCAGATTATACCCAGGGACACCCGCcatttttga
- the LOC18781257 gene encoding putative B3 domain-containing protein Os03g0621600, with protein MAGPRKRSPKKPSFFKILIGDFYQRLRIPPKFIENFNGQSLRKCALRGPSRQWWDVKLEERENSLFFRDGWQGFVKDHVLEVGDLLVFSYNGKSKFKVKIYDRSACEKNVEVAERRSGSPVSLVNKGNQAQVKNEIVELDTEDCENKTIDSDRRSCKYPISEKRPVSFCVQETSTGSILFKSENPCFLVCSRKQHLLYRVTIPNKLAVAEGLRGRDAVILQDPTGRSWLVELRVECVNRLDMAIGWTECRKANQISPGDSIIFELVEQGVMQFHIFRGAVRGNRLSVITAAPNVKN; from the exons atggctgggCCTAGGAAGCGTTCACCAAAGAAACCATCATTTTTCAAGATCCTAATTGGTGACTTCTATCAGCGTCTG CGTATACCACCTAAGTTTATTGAGAACTTCAATGGGCAATCACTTCGCAAATGTGCTCTTAGAGGCCCTAGTAGACAATGGTGGGAtgtgaaattggaagagagagagaatagcTTGTTCTTCCGTGATGGTTGGCAGGGTTTTGTGAAAGATCATGTTTTAGAAGTTGGGGatcttttggtttttagttACAATGGCAAATCAAAGTTTAAGGTCAAAATCTATGATAGAAGTGCATGCGAGAAGAATGTAGAAGTAGCGGAGAGAAGAAGTGGTAGTCCAGTTTCTTTGGTGAACAAAGGAAATCAAGCTCAAGTGAAGAATGAAATTGTTGAGCTTGACACTGAAGACTGCGAAAACAAAACGATCGATTCCGACAGAAGAAGTT GCAAATATCCCATTTCTGAAAAGAGGCCTGTGAGTTTTTGTGTACAAGAAACATCAACTGGATCCATCTTGTTCAAATCGGAGAATCCATGTTTCCTAGTTTGTTCAAGGAAGCAGCATTTGCTATATCGTGTG ACGATTCCGAATAAACTAGCCGTAGCTGAAGGCCTTCGGGGGAGAGATGCTGTCATTCTTCAAGATCCAACTGGGAGATCATGGCTTGTTGAACTTAGAGTGGAATGCGTTAATCGTTTGGACATGGCAATAGGTTGGACAGAATGTCGTAAAGCGAACCAAATTTCACCTGGGGACTCCATCATTTTTGAGCTTGTCGAGCAAGGTGTAATgcaatttcatattttcagaGGAGCAGTGAGAGGCAATAGGTTATCTGTGATAACTGCTGCCCCTaatgttaaaaattaa
- the LOC18781071 gene encoding putative B3 domain-containing protein At5g66980 isoform X2 has translation MARKLSKPSLKKQSFFKVLLGDFYQHLRLPPVFIEKLDGQSLPKCALRSPNGKLWTVELEERENGFFFHDGWQGFVRDHCLEIGNFLVFDYDGGSKFDVTIYEPTGCEKDVEAAKRRSGNPVSSVKDEIVDIETENYNKESKSQTINAERTSRKYIMSGKRPANDSVEETSTGSILFKSENSCFIKILTKILYPVTIPKELAIAEGLVRKKTVKLHDPAGRSWIVKLRVHRSPYLRFEMTKGWAKCCRANQISQGDTIVFEFVKPSVMQIHIYRGGRVGGSGCSVVLVNPGLKT, from the exons ATGGCTAGGAAGCTAAGTAAGCCTTCACTAAAGAAACAATCATTTTTCAAGGTCCTGCTTGGCGACTTCTATCAGCATCTG CGTTTACCACCTGTGTTTATCGAGAAGTTAGATGGACAATCACTTCCCAAATGTGCTCTTAGAAGCCCTAATGGGAAACTGTGGACTGTGGAATTGGAAGAGAGGGAGAATGGCTTTTTCTTCCATGATGGCTGGCAGGGTTTTGTGAGGGATCATTGTTTAGAAATCggaaattttttggttttcgaCTATGATGGTGGCTCCAAGTTTGATGTCACAATTTATGAACCAACTGGCTGTGAAAAGGATGTAGAAGCAGCCAAGAGGAGAAGTGGTAATCCTGTTTCCTCTGTAAAAGATGAAATTGTTGACATTGAGACTGAAAATTACAACAAAGAAAGTAAAAGCCAAACCATCAATGCTGAAAGAACAAGTC GCAAGTATATCATGTCTGGAAAGAGACCTGCAAATGACTCTGTAGAAGAAACATCAACTGGATCCATCTTGTTCAAATCGGAGAATTcatgttttataaaaattctgaCGAAAATACTATATCCAGTG ACAATTCCAAAGGAACTAGCCATAGCTGAAGGTCTTGTGAGGAAGAAGACTGTAAAGCTTCATGATCCAGCTGGGAGATCATGGATTGTTAAACTTAGAGTCCACAGGTCACCGTATCTTCGTTTCGAAATGACGAAAGGTTGGGCAAAATGTTGTAGAGCAAACCAGATTTCACAAGGGGACACCATCgtttttgagtttgtgaaaCCAAGTGTAATGCAAATTCATATCTACAGAGGAGGAAGAGTGGGAGGCAGTGGGTGTTCTGTTGTACTCGTTAACCCCGGCCTGAAAACCTAG
- the LOC18781071 gene encoding B3 domain-containing protein Os01g0723500 isoform X1 yields the protein MARKLMKRSVKKKSFFKILLGDFSKHLRIPPAFIKNFNGGSLGKCSLRGPSGKGRAVELEERENGLFFSKGWQGFVKDHHLEVGNFLVFRYDGESKFKVTIYDRSACEKDVEVAERGIGSSDSIESKGNQVRVKEEIIDLETENYNEDYENKTSIANRRNCNAMSGKKPTTDYVEETTSESISFKSDHRCFMETMKRHYRYCMMIPKKLAIAEGLNSARNVTLRDPNGRLWLVKLVIRPKSSCKRVEFTTGWGECCQANQISVGDTMVFEFVKQSAIKLHIFGEVNGKRCPVVLDAPNGEN from the exons ATGGCAAGGAAACTTATGAAGCGTTCAGTAAAGAAGAAATCGTTTTTCAAGATCCTGCTTGGTGACTTCTCTAAGCATCTG CGTATACCACCTGCGTTTATCAAGAACTTCAACGGAGGATCACTTGGCAAATGTTCTCTTAGAGGCCCAAGTGGGAAAGGGAGGGCTGTGgaattggaagagagagagaatggctTGTTCTTCTCTAAGGGTTGGCAGGGTTTTGTGAAGGATCATCATTTAGAAGTTGGCAATTTCCTGGTTTTCCGTTATGATGGTGAATCAAAGTTCAAAGTCACAATCTATGACAGAAGTGCCTGTGAGAAGGATGTAGAGGTAGCCGAGAGGGGGATTGGCAGTTCAGATTCCATCGAAAGTAAAGGAAATCAAGTTAGAGTAAAAGAGGAAATTATAGACCTTGAAACTGAAAACTACAACGAAGActatgaaaacaaaacaagtatTGCTAACAGAAGAAATT GCAATGCCATGTCTGGAAAGAAACCTACAACTGATTATGTAGAGGAAACAACAAGTGAAAGCATCTCATTCAAATCGGATCATCGATGTTTTATGGAAACTATGAAGAGGCATTACCGATATTGCATG ATGATTCCGAAGAAACTAGCCATAGCTGAAGGTCTTAATAGTGCAAGGAATGTAACGCTTCGAGATCCAAATGGGAGATTATGGCTTGTTAAACTTGTAATCCGTCCCAAGTCATCTTGCAAACGTGTGGAATTCACGACAGGTTGGGGAGAATGCTGTCAAGCGAACCAGATTTCAGTTGGGGACACTATGGTTTTTGAGTTTGTCAAGCAAAGTGCAATTAAACTTCATATTTTCGGAGAAGTGAATGGCAAGAGGTGTCCTGTGGTACTTGATGCCCCCAATGGTGAAAATTAA
- the LOC18780702 gene encoding B3 domain-containing protein REM5: MARKPTKPCPKLPSFFKVLLGDDFPRQLCLPPAFMVHYNGPSHCKCALRGPTGKWWTVGLEEREDGFYFREGWRRFLTDHSLKVGYFLVFDHQGGPKFDVTIYHPMGCDMRRSIGNSDKPGKRPATAAAVEETSTGSIVFRSEHPCFIRILGKNQYRMNIPKELAVAEGLIGKEKVMLKDPNGRSWNVKLRLDNKEHHGGRLLMTQGLVACWQANNISLGDTIVFELVKRSEMESIPPEFMNYVNGRLPPTCTLRGPSGECWTVGLELRGD, encoded by the exons ATGGCGAGGAAGCCAACGAAGCCTTGTCCGAAACTACCATCATTTTTCAAGGTCCTACTGGGTGATGACTTCCCTCGGCAGCTG TGTCTACCACCTGCCTTTATGGTGCATTACAATGGACCATCTCACTGCAAATGTGCCCTTAGAGGCCCTACTGGAAAATGGTGGACAGTGGGTTTGGAAGAGAGGGAGGATGGGTTTTACTTCCGTGAGGGTTGGCGGCGTTTCTTGACAGATCATTCCTTAAAAGTTGGATACTTTTTGGTGTTTGATCATCAAGGTGGCCCAAAGTTTGATGTTACAATCTATCATCCAATGGGCTGTGACATGAGGAGAAGTATAGGCAACTCTGATAAGCCTGGAAAGAGACCCGCAACTGCTGCTGCTGTGGAAGAAACATCAACTGGATCCATCGTGTTCAGATCAGAGCATCCATGCTTCATAAGAATTCTAGGCAAGAACCAGTACCGCATG AACATCCCAAAGGAGCTAGCTGTAGCTGAAGGCCTCATTGGAAAGGAGAAGGTGATGCTTAAAGATCCAAATGGGAGATCATGGAACGTTAAGCTTAGGCTCGACAATAAGGAGCATCATGGTGGTCGTTTGCTCATGACACAAGGGTTGGTAGCATGTTGGCAAGCGAACAACATTTCGCTCGGGGATACAATCGTTTTTGAGCTTGTCAAGAGGAGTGAAATGGAG AGTATACCACCCGAATTTATGAACTATGTCAATGGACGATTGCCTCCAACATGTACTCTTAGAGGTCCTAGTGGAGAATGTTGGACAGTGGGTTTGGAACTGAGAGGGGATTGA